Sequence from the Lentilitoribacter sp. Alg239-R112 genome:
CATCTGTTGTAAGGGTTGGCGATACAGTTCGGCGTAAGACCAGTTGGCATAGTCCAATCGTGCATCGATTTTTAAAACACCTTGAAGTTCAAGGTTTTGAGTACTCTCCGCGGTTTTTGGGTATTGATGAAAAGAAACGGGAAATTCTGTCGTTCATGCCAGGTTCGTCGGAATTTCCAAAAGGCATGTGGAAGAATGATAAGACTCTTATTGCATCGGCCAAGATGTTGCGAAAATTTCATGACGCATCTGAATCTTTTGGTGAATTGGAATCAGCAGATTGGGCATTTACTCATCAAGGCGACACGCCCAATGAAGTTATCTGTCATAATGATTTTGCGCCGTATAACTTGATTTTTGATGGAAATGGCACACCGACAGCAATTATCGATTTTGACCTAAGCGGACCCGCGCCCCGATTGCGTGACCTGGCCTATCTAACATATTGGATGGTGCCACTCTCATTTCAGTCCGATGATATGGGTAGTTTAAGCACAAGCGATCTTGCTATGGGCGGTCAACGCTTGAAAATCATTTGTGCAGCATATGGGACAGATGATTACCTTGGTTTGTTGGATATGCTTGTAAATGTGCTTATTCATATGGGTGATTATAAAGCTACGGTTAAAATACTCGGTGAGAAGGCTGCTAACAATTTAAAAAACGGCGGCCATATGGTCCATTGGCAAAAAGAAGCGGAAGCCTTCAAACAAATGCTTCCTAAATTGCGCGCAAACTTCTAAAAGCGCACAAAAGGTCTTCGTTGGCCGCGCGCTTACAGATTAAATAAAGGTGTCATTATGCAATTCGCAAATATCAACGGTATTTCACTTCATTATCAGGTCATCGGTGCTCCTGAAGACAAGCCGACAATGGTGTTCGTAAATTCGCTTGGTTCTGATTTCCGTATATGGCGTGATGTGATTGTTCGTTTGGTGGGTGAAGTTGCAATCATCACGTATGATAAACGTGGGCATGGTCTTTCTGACTTGGGGGAAAGTCAAACAATGGATGACCATGTGGCAGATCTGGAAGGTCTGCTCGATCATTTGGGTGTACAACATCCAATCATCTGCGGTCTTTCTGTAGGTGGGCTAATTGCGCAAAGCCTTTACCACAAGCGCAAAGATCTTGCTGGCGCATTGATACTTTGTAATACCGGTACGCACATAGGTTCCGATGAGATTTGGAACATGCGTATTGAAACGGTTCAAACCAAAGGTCTGTCGCACATTGCCAATGAAGTGATGTCAAAATGGTTTACTCGCGAATTTCGTGAGGAGAACCCGGCTGAAATTAATGGATATATCAATATGCTGACCCGCACACCGGTTCAGGGCTACATCGGCACTTGTGCTGCAATTCGTGATTCTGACTTATCCACTCTTGCAGAAGATATTTCCATCCCAACAATTTGCATTGCAGGTGATCAGGATGAGTCCACACCACCAGAATTGATGAAGCAGATGGCAAAAACCATTCCTGATGCATTTTATGAAGAGATCAAAGATTGCGGACATATCCCTACTGTGCAGCAACCGGAGTATCTGACTGAAGTCATCAAGTCTTTCATGGGTAAATTATCGAGAACGGAAGACTAGGTCAAGAAATGTTCAAAAGGCCAGTTACCGAGATT
This genomic interval carries:
- the pcaD gene encoding 3-oxoadipate enol-lactonase, translated to MQFANINGISLHYQVIGAPEDKPTMVFVNSLGSDFRIWRDVIVRLVGEVAIITYDKRGHGLSDLGESQTMDDHVADLEGLLDHLGVQHPIICGLSVGGLIAQSLYHKRKDLAGALILCNTGTHIGSDEIWNMRIETVQTKGLSHIANEVMSKWFTREFREENPAEINGYINMLTRTPVQGYIGTCAAIRDSDLSTLAEDISIPTICIAGDQDESTPPELMKQMAKTIPDAFYEEIKDCGHIPTVQQPEYLTEVIKSFMGKLSRTED
- a CDS encoding aminoglycoside phosphotransferase family protein — protein: MIGDGNEIPLSGGNVNSSVVRVGDTVRRKTSWHSPIVHRFLKHLEVQGFEYSPRFLGIDEKKREILSFMPGSSEFPKGMWKNDKTLIASAKMLRKFHDASESFGELESADWAFTHQGDTPNEVICHNDFAPYNLIFDGNGTPTAIIDFDLSGPAPRLRDLAYLTYWMVPLSFQSDDMGSLSTSDLAMGGQRLKIICAAYGTDDYLGLLDMLVNVLIHMGDYKATVKILGEKAANNLKNGGHMVHWQKEAEAFKQMLPKLRANF